The following proteins are co-located in the Gordonia polyisoprenivorans genome:
- a CDS encoding IS110 family transposase, which yields MSSMTVEGVSTQPVYAGVDTHKDTHHAGIVDDDGRQISDAQFGTDRAGNEAMLEWLAQWWVHRVAVEQTGSYGLGLTTVLREHGYTVKELNRPDPTVRATVGKSDPVDAYTAAQAARTGRADITPKDHSGIVESIRMLSTARASAVKARSVALNQIRDLVITAPVLREKLAGLTTRKMVAVIWSWRPNRGELGDPVQGAKLALRGIAGRVRDLDTEIKAYDTQLNTLTRRAAPRLRARPQVGPMIAAQLLVTVGQCPDRIGSDAQFARLAGIAPIPASSGKTSRMRLHRGGDRHANSAVHLVVIGRLRKHEKALAYREKRRAEGMADKDIIRAMKRLVARELFYALKADLKDLDHTTKNVSQTP from the coding sequence ATGTCGAGCATGACTGTAGAGGGGGTGTCGACGCAACCGGTGTATGCCGGGGTCGATACCCACAAAGACACCCACCACGCCGGGATCGTTGACGATGATGGCCGGCAGATCAGTGACGCGCAGTTCGGTACTGATCGGGCCGGGAACGAGGCGATGCTGGAGTGGTTGGCCCAGTGGTGGGTGCATCGGGTCGCGGTGGAACAGACCGGTAGTTACGGGTTGGGGTTGACCACGGTGCTGCGCGAGCATGGTTACACCGTCAAAGAACTCAACCGCCCGGATCCGACGGTGCGGGCCACGGTCGGCAAGTCCGATCCGGTTGATGCCTACACCGCGGCGCAGGCGGCGCGGACCGGGCGCGCCGATATCACTCCGAAGGATCACTCCGGGATCGTTGAGTCGATCCGAATGCTGTCCACGGCAAGGGCTTCGGCGGTCAAAGCGCGTAGTGTCGCGTTGAATCAGATCCGGGATCTGGTGATCACCGCACCGGTGTTACGGGAGAAGCTGGCGGGGTTGACGACCCGGAAAATGGTGGCGGTCATCTGGTCGTGGCGACCCAATCGTGGCGAGTTGGGTGACCCGGTACAGGGTGCGAAACTCGCGTTACGGGGAATCGCCGGACGGGTCCGTGACCTCGATACCGAGATCAAGGCCTACGACACCCAACTCAACACGCTGACCCGCCGGGCCGCGCCGCGGTTGCGGGCCCGCCCGCAGGTCGGTCCGATGATCGCCGCGCAGTTGTTGGTGACCGTCGGGCAATGCCCGGACCGTATCGGTAGTGATGCGCAGTTCGCGCGGCTGGCCGGGATCGCGCCGATCCCCGCGTCCTCGGGGAAGACCAGCCGGATGCGGCTGCACCGCGGTGGGGACCGCCACGCCAACTCCGCGGTCCACCTCGTGGTCATCGGCCGGTTACGTAAACACGAGAAAGCACTCGCCTACCGCGAAAAACGACGAGCCGAGGGAATGGCCGATAAAGACATCATCCGCGCCATGAAACGCCTCGTCGCCCGCGAACTGTTCTACGCCCTCAAAGCCGATCTCAAAGACCTCGACCACACCACAAAAAACGTCTCCCAGACCCCTTGA
- a CDS encoding TetR/AcrR family transcriptional regulator → MSSAKTAPAGRRRGAPTKGDRREEQILDATRRLLSHRPIGQVTIDEIASAAGISRTSFYFYFPSKQAVLATLMEQTWNEFTSTHEWFDSDGPDLDGLRAQLAAVAAIWRDNGPILACAAQSGQSDYPPLQEFLGRARERFVARLAAKIERDRAADLAPDGPAAAELATLVAIVRDGRLAELAQGDPDDARDAHALDALTQTIGRMIYGRVG, encoded by the coding sequence ATGAGTTCCGCCAAGACCGCGCCTGCGGGGCGTCGGCGCGGCGCCCCGACCAAGGGCGACCGACGCGAGGAGCAGATCCTCGACGCCACCCGGCGGCTGCTGTCGCACCGGCCGATCGGCCAGGTCACCATCGATGAGATCGCCTCGGCGGCCGGGATCTCCCGCACGAGCTTCTACTTCTATTTCCCGTCCAAGCAGGCCGTCCTGGCCACACTGATGGAACAGACCTGGAACGAATTCACCAGCACCCATGAGTGGTTCGACTCCGACGGCCCCGACCTCGACGGCCTGCGCGCCCAGCTGGCGGCGGTCGCCGCGATCTGGCGCGACAACGGTCCGATCCTCGCGTGCGCGGCACAATCGGGGCAGTCCGACTATCCGCCGCTACAAGAATTCCTCGGCCGCGCGAGGGAACGCTTCGTGGCCAGGCTCGCCGCCAAGATCGAGCGCGACCGCGCCGCCGACCTCGCCCCGGACGGGCCGGCCGCCGCCGAACTCGCCACCCTGGTCGCCATCGTGCGTGACGGGCGGCTCGCCGAACTCGCACAGGGCGACCCCGACGACGCGCGTGATGCGCACGCCCTCGACGCACTCACCCAGACGATCGGCCGGATGATCTACGGGCGGGTGGGCTGA
- a CDS encoding AEC family transporter: MSGVVSGFTAIFIMVGVGFLLGRTGLLGEHAHEVLSRLVFFVATPALLFYSLVTTDLSVVFSSTLVIAGGSALIIGLLYFVVAKVLLRRPTPDLVIGALSSSYVNSVNLGVPIAIFVLDDASFIAPLLLFQILIYSPIALTALDLTALERGTGHPFRDAVVLPLTNPIVIGGVLGVAISAIGWTPPQAILEPLKMLGNASVPGALLAFGLSLTGVTVFKKGQSPRRDIVLATVLKTIAMPVLVYVIARWGFGEQGHKLFAQTVIGALPTAQNVLVYATRYRRGQVLARDTALITTLASIPAIAIIAWLLA; the protein is encoded by the coding sequence GTGTCAGGTGTCGTCTCCGGTTTCACCGCGATCTTCATCATGGTCGGCGTCGGATTCCTCCTGGGCCGGACCGGGCTGCTCGGTGAACATGCCCACGAGGTGCTCTCCCGGCTGGTCTTCTTCGTCGCCACCCCGGCCCTGCTGTTCTATTCGCTGGTGACCACCGACCTGTCGGTCGTGTTCTCCTCGACCCTGGTCATCGCCGGCGGCAGTGCTCTGATCATCGGGCTGCTGTACTTCGTCGTCGCAAAGGTGTTGTTGCGCAGACCGACTCCCGATCTGGTCATCGGCGCACTGTCGTCGTCGTATGTCAACAGCGTCAATCTCGGTGTGCCGATTGCGATCTTCGTGCTCGACGACGCGTCGTTCATCGCGCCGCTGCTGCTCTTCCAGATCCTCATCTACTCGCCAATCGCGTTGACCGCACTGGATCTCACCGCGCTGGAACGCGGAACCGGTCACCCGTTCCGTGATGCGGTCGTGTTGCCGCTGACCAACCCGATCGTCATCGGCGGCGTGCTCGGGGTGGCCATCTCCGCGATCGGATGGACGCCACCACAGGCCATCCTGGAGCCGTTGAAGATGCTGGGCAACGCCTCGGTGCCGGGCGCCCTTCTCGCCTTCGGCCTGTCGCTGACCGGGGTGACGGTGTTCAAGAAGGGGCAGAGCCCACGTCGCGACATCGTGCTCGCGACCGTGTTGAAGACCATCGCGATGCCGGTCCTCGTCTACGTGATCGCCCGCTGGGGTTTCGGCGAGCAGGGCCACAAACTGTTCGCGCAGACCGTGATCGGCGCCCTGCCGACCGCGCAGAACGTCTTGGTCTACGCCACCCGATACCGGCGCGGTCAGGTACTCGCCCGCGACACCGCGTTGATCACCACACTCGCGTCGATCCCGGCGATCGCGATCATCGCGTGGCTCCTGGCCTGA
- a CDS encoding DUF2834 domain-containing protein, translating to MTAAIESARPVWYRRSLLAVFIASFFTQNAIALPYVARNGASSAKDFFVGDILKTTPGRFAMVDLGYVVLGFHLWAFAEARRLSILRWWIASVVLTFGVGIATAIPFFLLARDRALS from the coding sequence ATGACCGCGGCAATCGAATCCGCGCGGCCGGTCTGGTATCGCCGTTCCCTGCTCGCGGTGTTCATCGCGTCGTTCTTCACTCAGAATGCGATTGCGCTGCCGTATGTGGCGCGCAACGGGGCGTCGTCAGCGAAGGACTTCTTCGTCGGGGACATCCTCAAGACCACCCCGGGCCGGTTCGCGATGGTCGATCTCGGCTACGTCGTGCTGGGCTTTCACCTCTGGGCGTTCGCCGAGGCGCGACGGCTGAGCATCCTGCGGTGGTGGATCGCCTCGGTGGTACTGACCTTCGGCGTCGGCATCGCCACCGCGATCCCGTTCTTCCTGCTGGCCCGCGACCGGGCCCTGTCCTAG
- a CDS encoding DUF4190 domain-containing protein, with the protein MSTPQDDRGHSPDSGASPDDETTIHHPKIDFSKPATPSDDASQWQATQLNPTPPTPPPGAGVPPTPPASSPPPAYGAPSYPGSGAPGYGQPGQAAPGYGQPAYGQSGYGQPGYGQQPGYGQPGYGQPGYGQPYVGVPAKRTNPMAIAALVVSLVGCGCLSWLGIVFGVIARNQIRDSQGTEEGEGLALAGIIIGAVALVLFLIYVVIEILVGGFAAVSSSSS; encoded by the coding sequence ATGTCCACACCGCAGGATGACCGCGGGCACTCACCGGACTCCGGCGCATCGCCGGACGACGAGACGACGATCCATCACCCCAAGATCGACTTCAGCAAGCCGGCGACACCGTCCGACGACGCGTCGCAATGGCAGGCGACCCAGCTGAACCCCACGCCCCCGACACCACCACCGGGCGCTGGAGTGCCGCCGACGCCGCCGGCGTCGTCGCCCCCGCCCGCCTACGGCGCTCCGTCGTATCCGGGGTCCGGGGCGCCCGGCTACGGACAGCCGGGTCAGGCTGCACCGGGCTACGGGCAGCCCGCCTACGGGCAATCGGGCTACGGGCAACCCGGTTACGGGCAGCAGCCGGGGTATGGACAACCGGGATACGGACAACCGGGATACGGGCAGCCCTACGTCGGTGTGCCGGCCAAGCGCACGAACCCGATGGCCATCGCGGCGCTCGTCGTCTCGCTCGTCGGGTGCGGGTGCCTGAGCTGGCTCGGGATCGTGTTCGGGGTCATCGCGCGTAACCAGATCAGGGACTCGCAAGGCACCGAGGAAGGCGAAGGTTTGGCACTCGCCGGGATCATCATCGGTGCGGTGGCGCTGGTGCTTTTCCTCATCTACGTCGTCATCGAGATCCTGGTGGGTGGTTTCGCGGCGGTGTCGTCGAGTTCGTCGTGA
- a CDS encoding FAD-dependent oxidoreductase: MFVITQSCCSDAACVSVCPVNCIHPTPEERGFGTSDILHIDPQACIDCGACADACPVDAIFPADKLGTRDKVFVEINADYYKNNPDVTSGWPTPGAERAGRNIADVVYPEIPKLPAGLRVALVGTGPSGGYALRTLLDRTEAHVTVIDKLPTPGGLVRAGVAPDHPGTKGVLRGFDLLYRDPRVTMATNVEVGEAPGQITPAEIADHFDAVFYAVGASESRRLGIPGEELAGSTSATELVAWYNAVPGADAAPPIRRDDAATGRAVIVGTGNVALDVARILISPPELLATTDIADRALRILEEQNVHEVVVLGRRDQASAAYTSAEYRALSTIPGVEVVVHDDPDAELPDFTGPADAQHRRIVFLFHSAPERILGQTQVEAVDVRTGSHTHRIAADLAVRSIGYRSVPIAGLPFDDARGVFPNNEGRMLDEHGQVIPGVYVLGWAKRGPSGGIGANKMCAQRTVEDFIDDAVAGILPRSGRAAEEFGALLRKRTRHVIGYRGMRAIDRIERRRGEEQGRPRVKFTRIPDMVGAAGWRKR, encoded by the coding sequence ATGTTTGTCATCACCCAATCCTGTTGCAGCGATGCAGCATGTGTGTCGGTCTGTCCGGTCAACTGCATCCACCCGACTCCTGAGGAGCGGGGCTTCGGAACCTCCGACATCCTGCACATCGACCCACAGGCCTGCATCGACTGCGGTGCCTGCGCCGATGCCTGCCCCGTGGACGCGATCTTCCCCGCCGACAAGCTCGGCACCCGCGACAAAGTCTTCGTCGAGATCAACGCCGACTACTACAAGAACAACCCGGACGTAACCTCGGGGTGGCCGACGCCGGGAGCGGAGCGAGCGGGTCGAAACATCGCCGACGTGGTGTACCCGGAGATACCGAAACTCCCTGCGGGACTGCGGGTTGCTCTCGTCGGCACCGGCCCGTCCGGTGGGTACGCCCTGCGGACCCTGCTCGACCGGACCGAGGCGCACGTGACAGTCATCGACAAGCTGCCCACCCCGGGCGGTCTTGTGCGTGCCGGGGTGGCCCCCGACCACCCGGGTACCAAGGGCGTGTTGCGCGGCTTCGATCTGCTCTACCGCGATCCCCGCGTCACCATGGCCACCAACGTCGAGGTGGGGGAAGCGCCGGGGCAGATCACCCCTGCAGAAATCGCCGACCACTTCGACGCCGTGTTCTACGCCGTGGGCGCGAGTGAGTCACGGCGCCTGGGGATTCCGGGCGAGGAGCTGGCCGGCTCGACGTCGGCGACCGAACTCGTTGCCTGGTACAACGCGGTGCCCGGCGCCGACGCCGCACCCCCGATCCGCCGCGACGACGCCGCGACCGGCCGGGCCGTCATCGTCGGCACCGGTAACGTCGCTCTCGACGTCGCCCGCATCCTCATCTCACCGCCGGAGTTGTTGGCCACCACCGACATCGCCGACCGCGCGCTGCGGATCCTCGAGGAGCAGAACGTCCACGAGGTCGTCGTGCTCGGCCGTCGAGATCAGGCGTCGGCTGCATACACGTCGGCGGAATACCGTGCGCTGTCCACGATTCCGGGCGTGGAGGTGGTCGTCCACGACGATCCCGACGCCGAATTGCCGGACTTCACCGGTCCCGCCGATGCGCAGCACCGTCGTATCGTGTTCCTCTTCCACTCCGCCCCGGAACGCATCCTCGGGCAGACGCAGGTCGAGGCCGTCGACGTCCGCACCGGATCGCACACCCATCGCATCGCCGCCGACCTCGCGGTGCGCTCCATCGGGTATCGGTCGGTGCCGATCGCGGGACTGCCCTTCGACGACGCGCGTGGCGTGTTCCCCAACAACGAGGGCCGGATGCTCGACGAGCACGGGCAGGTCATCCCGGGCGTCTACGTCCTCGGGTGGGCCAAGCGCGGCCCGAGTGGCGGCATCGGCGCCAACAAGATGTGCGCGCAACGCACCGTGGAGGACTTCATCGACGACGCCGTCGCGGGTATCCTGCCCCGATCCGGGCGTGCGGCCGAGGAGTTCGGAGCGTTGTTGCGCAAGCGAACCCGCCATGTCATCGGCTACCGGGGGATGCGTGCCATCGACCGCATCGAACGGCGTCGCGGCGAGGAGCAGGGCCGCCCGCGCGTGAAGTTCACCCGCATCCCCGACATGGTCGGCGCCGCGGGATGGCGCAAACGATGA
- a CDS encoding AurF N-oxygenase family protein: protein MTAAMDRTAPHTPADDDGVVVSMHDQGTDEVSTRLLASAARLSRNAMTEIDWSLPMDPTKYGCSPEWSSLYGTAYWDELTEEQRISVTRHEFASIMNIGIWFEMILQEMVVRDQYLGAYHSPEFQFALTEIADECRHSIMFAKASEKMVGTSYKPTKWVGRLGRFFKGTAKNEVAYAGILVAEEVLDVFQRGCMRDERVLPFIRTVNEIHVLEESRHMKFAREEVRESMKGISWARRQFSALYVSVAAYMIVSSLVQRKAFEDAGLDADRAVEEMNHNSHFQSMIRSSCAHLMEFLDEVGLLTRPAMHYYRKVHML, encoded by the coding sequence ATGACCGCCGCAATGGACCGCACAGCTCCTCACACCCCCGCTGATGACGACGGAGTCGTCGTCAGCATGCACGACCAGGGAACCGACGAGGTGTCGACGCGACTGCTCGCGTCGGCGGCCCGGCTGTCGCGCAATGCGATGACCGAGATCGACTGGTCTCTACCCATGGACCCGACGAAGTACGGCTGCAGCCCGGAATGGTCGTCGCTCTACGGCACGGCCTACTGGGACGAACTGACCGAGGAGCAGCGCATCTCGGTCACCCGCCACGAGTTCGCGTCGATCATGAACATCGGCATCTGGTTCGAGATGATCCTGCAGGAAATGGTCGTCCGCGATCAGTACCTCGGCGCCTACCACAGCCCCGAGTTCCAGTTCGCGCTCACCGAGATCGCCGACGAATGCCGGCACTCGATCATGTTCGCCAAGGCCAGCGAGAAGATGGTCGGCACCTCCTACAAGCCCACCAAGTGGGTCGGTCGGCTCGGCCGATTCTTCAAGGGCACCGCCAAGAACGAGGTCGCCTACGCCGGCATCCTCGTCGCCGAAGAGGTCCTCGACGTCTTCCAGCGCGGCTGCATGCGTGACGAGCGGGTCCTCCCGTTCATCCGCACCGTCAACGAGATCCACGTCCTCGAGGAATCGCGGCACATGAAGTTCGCCCGCGAAGAGGTGCGTGAGTCGATGAAGGGCATCAGCTGGGCCCGCCGCCAGTTCAGTGCGCTGTACGTGTCGGTGGCCGCCTACATGATCGTGTCGAGCCTGGTGCAGCGCAAGGCATTCGAAGATGCCGGACTCGACGCCGACCGGGCCGTCGAGGAGATGAACCACAACTCGCACTTCCAGTCGATGATCCGCAGCAGCTGCGCGCATCTGATGGAGTTCCTCGACGAGGTGGGCCTGCTGACCCGCCCGGCTATGCACTACTACCGGAAAGTGCACATGCTCTGA
- the rpmF gene encoding 50S ribosomal protein L32, whose translation MAVPKRRMSRANTRSRRSQWKADNPALQEVKVNGVAQRIPRRLVKAAQAGIIDLDRR comes from the coding sequence ATGGCTGTACCGAAGCGCCGGATGTCGCGGGCGAACACCCGCAGCCGTCGTTCGCAGTGGAAGGCGGACAACCCCGCACTGCAAGAGGTCAAGGTGAACGGCGTCGCGCAGCGTATCCCGCGTCGCCTCGTCAAGGCCGCGCAGGCCGGCATCATCGATCTCGATCGCCGCTGA
- a CDS encoding molybdopterin oxidoreductase: MASTPHFLQGVFAFTGSGLAKPAPIDPALSYVVPSGLTAQPLYFRGGNSAGELISVTLMRDGSPMRIFPMGARGAVNVPLRVVQDVDPDSTLELLLAAPEGCMGEVVIDFGMVLI; encoded by the coding sequence ATGGCCAGTACCCCGCACTTCCTCCAGGGCGTCTTCGCGTTCACCGGCTCCGGGCTCGCAAAGCCCGCGCCGATCGATCCGGCGCTGTCGTATGTGGTGCCCTCTGGACTGACCGCGCAGCCGTTGTACTTTCGCGGCGGCAACAGCGCGGGCGAACTGATCTCGGTGACCCTCATGCGCGACGGCTCGCCGATGCGGATCTTCCCGATGGGCGCACGGGGTGCGGTCAACGTGCCGCTGCGGGTGGTGCAGGACGTCGACCCGGATTCGACCCTCGAACTGCTGCTCGCCGCCCCCGAGGGATGCATGGGCGAGGTCGTCATCGACTTCGGCATGGTGCTCATCTGA
- a CDS encoding SDR family oxidoreductase, with product MSSIFITGGASGIGLATAERFEREGWTVGVYDVNREALDKVAANHPDFITGVLDVREPQQWADALAAFTDHTGGTLDVLDNNAGILVAGRLDEITPEAIRAQIDIDALGVTLGAQAAYPYLKKTPGAHLVNIASASAIYGQPGIATYSATKFYVAGLTEALELEWEHEDIRVVGIWPLWAKTALADNDAKSTKTLGVRITPEEVAEKVYESVNPNRIDRLLHRTSYSVGTQTLFLNNAAKFIPNFLNRTVNKLIAQ from the coding sequence ATGTCTTCCATCTTCATCACCGGCGGTGCGTCGGGCATCGGACTGGCGACGGCCGAGCGATTCGAGCGCGAGGGGTGGACCGTCGGCGTCTACGACGTGAACCGGGAAGCACTCGACAAGGTGGCCGCCAATCACCCCGACTTCATCACCGGGGTCCTTGACGTCCGTGAACCGCAGCAGTGGGCCGACGCGCTCGCCGCATTCACCGACCACACCGGCGGCACCCTCGACGTCCTCGACAACAATGCGGGCATCCTCGTCGCGGGACGCCTCGACGAGATCACCCCCGAGGCGATCCGCGCGCAGATCGACATCGACGCGCTGGGTGTGACCCTCGGCGCGCAGGCCGCCTACCCGTACCTGAAGAAGACGCCGGGCGCGCACCTGGTCAACATCGCCTCGGCGTCGGCGATCTACGGCCAGCCCGGCATCGCCACCTATTCGGCCACCAAGTTCTACGTCGCCGGTCTCACCGAGGCCCTCGAACTCGAGTGGGAGCACGAGGACATCCGCGTCGTCGGCATCTGGCCGCTCTGGGCCAAGACCGCGCTCGCCGACAACGACGCCAAATCGACCAAGACCCTCGGTGTGCGCATCACGCCCGAGGAGGTTGCCGAGAAGGTCTACGAATCGGTGAACCCGAACCGCATCGATCGCCTGCTGCACCGCACCAGCTACTCCGTCGGCACCCAGACACTGTTCCTCAACAACGCCGCCAAGTTCATCCCGAACTTCCTGAACCGCACCGTCAACAAGCTGATCGCGCAGTAG
- a CDS encoding trimeric intracellular cation channel family protein, translated as MLLQILTIAGIAVFAASGAVLGVRKDFDLWGILTVAILTGVGGGILRDLLLGVTPPTSLQTWPPVATAAIAGVVVFFFHPAFTELRRTILVLDAFGMGLFATTGASVAVGLHASALASVLVGMLTAIGGGVIRDVLVNEVPLLLQPADLYAVPALVGAGVYVAGHAMFPSAHGVLLVVGAAMATTLRLCGLAFRWRLPVAPRRTTVWPTLRLPRRRAGKRPGDVDS; from the coding sequence GTGCTGCTGCAGATTCTCACCATTGCCGGTATCGCCGTGTTCGCCGCGTCGGGTGCGGTGCTTGGTGTGCGCAAGGACTTCGATCTGTGGGGCATCCTCACCGTCGCGATCCTCACCGGTGTCGGTGGCGGCATCCTGCGTGACCTGCTCCTCGGAGTCACCCCTCCCACGTCACTGCAGACCTGGCCGCCGGTCGCGACAGCGGCCATCGCCGGTGTCGTCGTGTTCTTCTTCCATCCGGCCTTCACCGAGTTGCGTCGCACGATCCTGGTGCTCGATGCCTTCGGTATGGGACTGTTCGCCACCACCGGTGCGAGTGTTGCCGTCGGGCTGCACGCGAGCGCGTTGGCTTCGGTGCTCGTCGGGATGCTGACCGCCATCGGCGGCGGCGTGATCCGCGATGTCCTGGTCAACGAGGTGCCGCTGCTGTTGCAGCCGGCCGATCTCTACGCGGTGCCCGCGCTCGTCGGTGCCGGTGTGTACGTCGCCGGGCACGCAATGTTCCCCTCGGCGCACGGGGTGTTGCTGGTGGTCGGGGCCGCGATGGCGACGACCCTGCGCCTGTGCGGACTCGCGTTCCGGTGGCGCCTGCCCGTCGCCCCGCGTCGGACAACCGTGTGGCCGACCCTGCGGTTACCGCGGCGTCGGGCCGGGAAGCGGCCGGGCGACGTCGATTCGTAG
- a CDS encoding MFS transporter has translation MSSSTTRRPVSPALVIVAAAASVLLLSMIQTLAVPALPQIGEQLDVSLTTVGWVTTATMLAASAFTPLLGRLGDVYGHKRVILAALALTLAGSLVAALADSIDVLIVGRVLQGASFGLFPLAISVLREELPRERLTAAMAITASALGVGSGLALVATGLLTRNDADYRRIFWLCVAMTVVVIGLMLAAVPNRAGSGGRVDYAGALVLAIGLVCLLLPTSQGHDWGWGSARVIGFYVAAVVVLVGFWVLQSRRATPLVSVDLLKHRAVLATNTASLCVGFAMFSVFLGATYFVQTPELLAGYGFGASVLRTSVVFMLPAAIVSILVGPIAGLLVARSGPRVVLLGAGIVGVVGMVMLTVLHDNTGEMIGGLIVANVAVAAAYAAMPALLVANVEPQETGIANSINSIMRTVGGAVGSAVIITVLAAEVAVHSVHGVPVALPTENAYRVAFLLGAGAFALAAALAAFAIPRGGHPMSAHQREEEIAVGAAGEFSTASVSLD, from the coding sequence ATGTCTTCTTCGACCACTCGGCGTCCGGTGTCCCCGGCGCTCGTGATCGTCGCCGCTGCGGCGTCGGTCCTGTTGCTCTCGATGATCCAGACCCTCGCGGTGCCCGCACTGCCGCAGATCGGCGAGCAACTCGACGTCTCGCTGACCACGGTGGGCTGGGTGACCACCGCGACGATGCTCGCCGCGTCGGCGTTCACCCCGCTGTTGGGTCGCCTCGGTGATGTCTACGGTCACAAGCGCGTGATCCTGGCCGCGCTGGCGTTGACTCTGGCCGGCAGTCTCGTTGCCGCGCTGGCCGATTCGATCGACGTGCTCATCGTCGGACGAGTCCTGCAGGGTGCGAGCTTCGGCTTGTTCCCGCTGGCGATCAGCGTGCTGCGCGAAGAACTCCCGCGTGAGCGACTCACCGCCGCCATGGCGATCACCGCCTCGGCGCTCGGCGTGGGCAGCGGGCTGGCCCTCGTGGCGACCGGGCTGCTCACCCGCAACGACGCCGACTATCGCCGGATCTTCTGGCTGTGTGTGGCGATGACCGTCGTGGTGATCGGTCTGATGCTCGCCGCCGTCCCGAACCGGGCCGGATCGGGTGGACGCGTCGACTATGCGGGCGCTCTGGTGTTGGCGATCGGACTGGTGTGTCTGCTGTTGCCGACCTCGCAGGGCCACGACTGGGGGTGGGGATCGGCCCGGGTGATCGGATTCTACGTCGCCGCCGTCGTCGTCCTCGTCGGATTCTGGGTCCTGCAATCGCGCCGGGCGACGCCGCTGGTCTCGGTGGATCTGCTCAAGCACCGCGCAGTGCTCGCGACCAACACCGCATCACTGTGCGTCGGGTTCGCGATGTTCAGCGTGTTCCTCGGCGCCACCTACTTCGTGCAGACCCCGGAACTGTTGGCGGGCTACGGGTTCGGTGCCTCGGTCCTGCGGACCAGCGTGGTGTTCATGCTGCCCGCGGCGATCGTGTCGATCCTCGTCGGACCCATTGCCGGACTGCTCGTCGCCCGCAGCGGGCCGCGCGTGGTGCTGCTCGGCGCGGGGATCGTCGGGGTCGTCGGCATGGTGATGCTCACCGTGCTGCATGACAACACCGGGGAGATGATCGGCGGACTGATCGTCGCGAATGTGGCTGTGGCAGCAGCATATGCGGCCATGCCGGCGCTGCTCGTCGCCAACGTGGAGCCACAGGAGACCGGGATCGCCAACTCCATCAACTCAATCATGCGGACCGTCGGCGGCGCGGTCGGCAGTGCCGTCATCATCACCGTGCTCGCCGCCGAGGTGGCGGTGCACTCGGTGCACGGAGTACCGGTGGCGTTGCCCACCGAGAATGCCTACCGGGTGGCGTTTCTGCTGGGCGCCGGGGCGTTCGCGCTCGCCGCGGCGTTGGCGGCCTTCGCCATTCCGCGCGGCGGACACCCGATGAGCGCCCATCAGCGCGAGGAGGAGATCGCCGTCGGCGCCGCCGGAGAGTTCTCGACGGCATCGGTGTCACTCGACTGA
- a CDS encoding DUF1707 SHOCT-like domain-containing protein → MSTAEDPTYDDDRRSRMRAADADRELVHEILSAAMEQGSLTPAEYEERAGKALMAKTFGELDALTDDLPVTQLGVALPEPDAPYPSTVTTGSGREPIRSRLAIMSGTELKGQAAVADQLSATAIMGGVEIDLREVEFTAPHLTVECVAIMGGIDITVPPDVAVEVGGGAIMGGFSNKASGPGAPGAPTIHVTGFALMGGVDVKRKERGEKPRKPWQCGGH, encoded by the coding sequence GTGAGCACTGCAGAGGACCCGACCTACGACGACGACCGTCGATCGCGGATGCGCGCCGCCGACGCCGATCGTGAACTGGTGCACGAGATCTTGTCGGCGGCGATGGAGCAGGGGAGCCTGACCCCCGCCGAGTACGAGGAGCGGGCGGGAAAAGCGTTGATGGCCAAGACCTTCGGTGAGCTCGACGCTCTCACCGACGATCTGCCGGTCACCCAGCTCGGGGTGGCGCTACCGGAGCCCGACGCGCCGTATCCCTCGACGGTGACGACCGGAAGCGGCCGCGAACCGATCCGCAGCCGTCTGGCGATCATGTCGGGCACCGAGCTCAAGGGGCAGGCGGCCGTCGCCGATCAGCTCTCGGCCACCGCAATCATGGGCGGCGTGGAGATCGACCTGCGGGAGGTCGAGTTCACCGCACCGCATCTGACGGTCGAGTGCGTCGCCATCATGGGCGGCATCGACATCACCGTGCCGCCGGATGTGGCCGTGGAGGTCGGCGGCGGCGCCATCATGGGCGGATTCAGCAACAAGGCATCGGGGCCGGGTGCGCCGGGTGCACCCACGATTCACGTCACCGGCTTCGCACTGATGGGTGGGGTGGATGTGAAACGCAAAGAGCGCGGCGAGAAGCCGCGGAAGCCCTGGCAGTGCGGCGGGCACTGA